The Colias croceus chromosome 3, ilColCroc2.1 genome includes a region encoding these proteins:
- the LOC123706349 gene encoding uncharacterized protein LOC123706349, whose amino-acid sequence MSSRERKKVPARKVHDGIDGINKSRKKTAAYTEESLIKALTAIRENKASVRQVCRDYGIPKSTVLDRIHGKTTDILKNKRGPDPVLGTDGEEKIVNWLINISKCGFPVKKQELLDSVQKIVRDSSIPNKFKDCRPGQKWYLNFLKRNPQISCLFAESINKARAQVSEESIRNWFCGLETYLEEINQKDILNRPSSIFNGDESGFALCPKTGKVLGPRGYRSLHQVKQGNEKDNLTVLVTFNANGDVCPPCVVFPYVKPPQAVVKSMPPDWCLGRSESGWMRGDVFFEYITNNFNNWLERNNIIKPVLLLVDGHKSHISLMLSTICEQLNIILYALPPNTTHIFQPADVSVFAPLKASWKNTVRNFLMKPENINKTVTKTNFCKLFAETLQETNLATYIQNGFKRCGLYPFDPNALDYTKCVIDTMQNINTRQSTPETGISRADVATTKKVLKQLNTALLNKKVNYGVLMKELNLFKKTLPVETNVCELSLDTESDYNSTVNGSRDSSQVLSNSASFTVTDLLKESEDTQLIQPTPDSTRYRTGY is encoded by the exons atgTCATCGCGCGAGAGAAAAAAAGTGCCGGCGAGAAAAGTTCATG atgGCATCGATGGCATCAAcaaatctagaaaaaaaacCGCTGCGTACACTGAAGAATCCTTAATAAAGGCTTTAACGGCAATTCGGGAAAATAAGGCATCAGTAAGACAAGTCTGTAGAGATTATGGGATTCCTAAATCTACGGTCCTCGATAGAATACACGGCAAAACAACtgatattttgaagaataaacGTGGGCCAGATCCCGTATTAGGGACTGATGGTGAAGAGAAAATAGTTAATTGGCTGATTAACATATCAAAATGCGGGTTTCCTGTTAAAAAACAGGAACTTTTAGATTCTGTCCAAAAAATTGTACGAGATTCGTCGATtcctaataaatttaaagactGTAGACCTGGCCAAAAATGGTATCTTAACTTTTTgaaaagaaacccacaaatTTCGTGCCTATTCGCCGAAAGTATTAATAAGGCAAGAGCTCAAGTAAGCGAAGAGTCCATTCGAAATTGGTTCTGTGGTCTCGAGACGTATTTGGAAGAGATAAATCAAAAAGACATTCTTAACCGTCCTTCGAGCATATTTAACGGCGACGAAAGTGGCTTTGCGCTGTGTCCGAAGACTGGCAAAGTACTCGGGCCCAGGGGTTACCGTAGCTTACATCAAGTTAAACAGGGGAACGAAAAAGACAACCTAACCGTACTTGTAACCTTCAATGCTAATGGAGATGTATGTCCACCATGCGTGGTATTTCCGTATGTAAAACCACCACAGGCAGTGGTGAAGAGCATGCCACCTGATTGGTGTTTGGGCAGGTCCGAGTCAGGATGGATGCGGGGAGACGTATTTTTTGAATACATCACCAACAATTTCAATAACTGGCTTGAACggaataatatcataaaaccGGTCCTCTTGCTGGTTGACGGGCACAAATCACATATATCTCTGATGTTAAGCACAATATGTGAacagttaaatataatattatatgcccTACCGCCCAACACGACGCATATCTTCCAGCCTGCTGACGTAAGTGTATTTGCGCCACTCAAAGCAAGCTGGAAGAATACAGTCagaaattttttaatgaagccagaaaatattaataaaacagtgACTAAAACGAACTTCTGCAAATTGTTTGCAGAAACCTTGCAAGAAACGAATCTTGCAACCTATATCCAAAACGGGTTTAAAAGATGTGGGCTCTACCCCTTTGACCCTAATGCGCTTGATTACACTAAATGTGTCATCGATACaatgcaaaatataaacacaagACAATCTACTCCCGAAACAGGCATAAGTAGAGCAGACGTAGCTACTACCAAAAAAGTACTTAAGCAATTAAACACTGCGCTGCTTAACAAGAAAGTAAACTACGGAGTACTAATGAAAGAACTTAACCTGTTTAAAAAAACACTGCCTGTGGAGACTAATGTTTGTGAATTATCATTAGACACTGAATCCGACTACAACAGTACCGTAAACGGTTCTCGTGATAGTTCACAGGTGTTATCAAACTCAGCCAGTTTTACTGTAACAGATTTACTGAAAGAATCTGAGGACACACAGCTTATACAGCCGACGCCCGACTCCACGCGATATAGAACTGGGTACTGA
- the LOC123706346 gene encoding sentrin-specific protease-like isoform X2, translating into MLKIPLSVAAKFWKSDYDDYPSDDESPKRLKQMKKTIFPEVMSSKDLLEEKRLKNIRYVPIEVEDGHPSTSTPYESINKENRVRTVPIKLVGRQNGSLTPVRKTRVHTPAPMVRAVVLDDDDDDDNEVTLVEAKPESKPTKLYVNLDDESNDDVVYVKKISTPPPRKPYKFFVSKNSDVTDFVGNDGAKYKLYEKVNDRKSSLSPRSYSVLRHNTGITKSYKRAPNVSLPNWVKERSTINPRFKNYHNLNGNTDATISKLFNIQAKNDYMELIKNHASDKPILSKKLVDIVNLADDSASFRLTRKTQKSSLNEILRIEKDLKNSKDNEVTREYDPITVASINSSDSDVDIVQSETSTVSSIRIEPVNTLRESFKDKSVTSSDWLKNIDAKYRKMKKDNQEKLKDVRRESDIISKVNHEQTLARLRTKLKYDLVLAESLIEEEQPTVELPPLTAEQEKLVNKALGPGPAGQVFIEKFNLRITRRDLQTLHDLNWLNDEVINFYMNLLMQRSEERKDLPKVYATNTFFYPKLMQSGQPGLRRWTRKVDIFAHDIMVVPIHLGVHWCMSLIDFRKKKISYLDSMGGRNQAALDALLKYLKDEHQDKKGQPFDDSGWKTENLKDIPQQMNGSDCGMFSCTFAEFTCRDAPYTFTQANMPYLRKKAALEIIQGKLLL; encoded by the exons atgttaaaaataccaTTATCAGTAGCAGCTAAGTTTTGGAA GTCGGATTATGATGACTATCCGTCTGATGATGAAAGCCCAAAGAGACTGAAACAAATGAAGAAAACTATTTTCCCTGAAGTGATGTCGTCAAAAG ATTTATTGGAAGAGAAAAGGTTAAAGAATATAAGATACGTCCCTATTGAAGTGGAAGATGGACATCCAAGCACATCTACACCATACGaaagtattaataaagaaaatcgtGTGAGAACAGTGCCAATAAAATTAGTTGGAAGGCAAAATGGGTCTCTCACACCCGTGAGGAAAACCAGAGTGCATACTCCAGCACCCATGGTCAGGGCTGTTGTTCTagacgatgatgatgatgatgacaatGAG GTAACCTTAGTAGAAGCAAAACCGGAATCAAAACCAACAAAATTATATGTGAACTTGGATGATGAGAGCAATGATGATGTAGTATATGTGAAGAAGATATCCACTCCTCCACCACGGAAACCTTATAAATTTTTCGTATCCAAAAACAGTGATGTCACCGATTTTGTGGGCAATGATGGTGCCAAATATAAACTATACGAGAAAGTCAATGACAGGAAATCCAGCCTGTCCCCAAGGTCATATAGTGTACTTAGGCACAATACGGGAATTACAAAATCATACAAAAGAGCACCAAATGTTTCTCTACCAAACTGGGTTAAAGAGAGATCAACGATTAATCCACGTTTCAAGAATTATCACAACCTCAACGGCAACACAGATGCTACTATATCTAAACTATTTAATATACAAGCAAAGAATGATTATATGGAGCTAATTAAAAATCACGCATCAGATAAACCAATACTTTCAAAGAAACTTgttgatattgttaatttagcAGATGATTCCGCATCATTTAGACTTACTAGGAAAACACAGAAGAGTTCTCTCAATGAAATCTTAAGGATAGAAAAAGACCTAAAGAATAGTAAAGACAATGAAGTGACTAGAGAATATGATCCCATAACTGTAGCGTCTATAAATTCTTCAGACTCAGATGTAGATATAGTTCAATCAGAAACATCCACAGTATCATCAATTAGAATAGAGCCAGTCAACACGTTGCGTGAATCGTTCAAGGATAAATCGGTCACGTCTAGTGAttggttaaaaaatatagacgCAAAATATAGGAAAATGAAGAAAGACAATCAAGAGAAGTTAAAAGATGTGAGACGAGAATCTGATATTATATCTAAAGTGAACCATGAACAGACTTTAGCGCGGTTAAGGACAAAGTTGAAGTATGATTTAGTGTTAGCTGAGAGTTTGATAGAGGAAGAGCAGCCGACTGTGGAGTTACCTCCTCTAACGGCTGAACAAGAGAAACTTGTTAATAAAGCCTTGGGACCGGGGCCAGCGGGACAAGTGTTTATTGAGAAGTTTAATTTAAGGATAACAAG ACGAGATCTCCAAACACTCCACGACCTCAACTGGCTGAATGACGAAGTGATCAACTTCTACATGAACCTGCTGATGCAAAGGAGCGAGGAACGGAAGGACTTGCCCAAAGTGTACGCTACTAATACGTTCTTCTATCCGAAGCTGATGCAGTCTGGTCAACCAGGGTTGAGAAGGTGGACGAGGAAG GTGGACATATTCGCCCACGATATCATGGTGGTACCAATCCACTTGGGCGTCCACTGGTGTATGAGTCTCATAGACTTCCGCAAGAAGAAGATCTCGTACCTCGACAGCATGGGTGGCAGGAACCAGGCTGCGTTGGATGCCCTACTGAAGTACTTGAAGGACGAGCATCAGGATAAGAAGGGACAGCCGTTTGACGATAGCGGGTGGAAGACTGAAAACTTGAAG GACATCCCGCAACAAATGAACGGCAGCGACTGCGGCATGTTCTCGTGCACGTTCGCGGAGTTCACCTGCCGGGACGCGCCATACACCTTCACACAGGCCAACATGCCATATCTCAGGAAAAAGGCCGCTCTGGAGATTATACAGGGGAAACTGCTGCTATAA
- the LOC123706346 gene encoding sentrin-specific protease-like isoform X1 produces MNTLLTYVRSLLGWGDRDSEIRINVKRQRSDYDDYPSDDESPKRLKQMKKTIFPEVMSSKDLLEEKRLKNIRYVPIEVEDGHPSTSTPYESINKENRVRTVPIKLVGRQNGSLTPVRKTRVHTPAPMVRAVVLDDDDDDDNEVTLVEAKPESKPTKLYVNLDDESNDDVVYVKKISTPPPRKPYKFFVSKNSDVTDFVGNDGAKYKLYEKVNDRKSSLSPRSYSVLRHNTGITKSYKRAPNVSLPNWVKERSTINPRFKNYHNLNGNTDATISKLFNIQAKNDYMELIKNHASDKPILSKKLVDIVNLADDSASFRLTRKTQKSSLNEILRIEKDLKNSKDNEVTREYDPITVASINSSDSDVDIVQSETSTVSSIRIEPVNTLRESFKDKSVTSSDWLKNIDAKYRKMKKDNQEKLKDVRRESDIISKVNHEQTLARLRTKLKYDLVLAESLIEEEQPTVELPPLTAEQEKLVNKALGPGPAGQVFIEKFNLRITRRDLQTLHDLNWLNDEVINFYMNLLMQRSEERKDLPKVYATNTFFYPKLMQSGQPGLRRWTRKVDIFAHDIMVVPIHLGVHWCMSLIDFRKKKISYLDSMGGRNQAALDALLKYLKDEHQDKKGQPFDDSGWKTENLKDIPQQMNGSDCGMFSCTFAEFTCRDAPYTFTQANMPYLRKKAALEIIQGKLLL; encoded by the exons atgaatacccTCTTGACGTACGTCCGTAGCTTGCTGGGCTGGGGTGATAGAGATTCAGAAATAAGAATAAACGTAAAACGACAAAG GTCGGATTATGATGACTATCCGTCTGATGATGAAAGCCCAAAGAGACTGAAACAAATGAAGAAAACTATTTTCCCTGAAGTGATGTCGTCAAAAG ATTTATTGGAAGAGAAAAGGTTAAAGAATATAAGATACGTCCCTATTGAAGTGGAAGATGGACATCCAAGCACATCTACACCATACGaaagtattaataaagaaaatcgtGTGAGAACAGTGCCAATAAAATTAGTTGGAAGGCAAAATGGGTCTCTCACACCCGTGAGGAAAACCAGAGTGCATACTCCAGCACCCATGGTCAGGGCTGTTGTTCTagacgatgatgatgatgatgacaatGAG GTAACCTTAGTAGAAGCAAAACCGGAATCAAAACCAACAAAATTATATGTGAACTTGGATGATGAGAGCAATGATGATGTAGTATATGTGAAGAAGATATCCACTCCTCCACCACGGAAACCTTATAAATTTTTCGTATCCAAAAACAGTGATGTCACCGATTTTGTGGGCAATGATGGTGCCAAATATAAACTATACGAGAAAGTCAATGACAGGAAATCCAGCCTGTCCCCAAGGTCATATAGTGTACTTAGGCACAATACGGGAATTACAAAATCATACAAAAGAGCACCAAATGTTTCTCTACCAAACTGGGTTAAAGAGAGATCAACGATTAATCCACGTTTCAAGAATTATCACAACCTCAACGGCAACACAGATGCTACTATATCTAAACTATTTAATATACAAGCAAAGAATGATTATATGGAGCTAATTAAAAATCACGCATCAGATAAACCAATACTTTCAAAGAAACTTgttgatattgttaatttagcAGATGATTCCGCATCATTTAGACTTACTAGGAAAACACAGAAGAGTTCTCTCAATGAAATCTTAAGGATAGAAAAAGACCTAAAGAATAGTAAAGACAATGAAGTGACTAGAGAATATGATCCCATAACTGTAGCGTCTATAAATTCTTCAGACTCAGATGTAGATATAGTTCAATCAGAAACATCCACAGTATCATCAATTAGAATAGAGCCAGTCAACACGTTGCGTGAATCGTTCAAGGATAAATCGGTCACGTCTAGTGAttggttaaaaaatatagacgCAAAATATAGGAAAATGAAGAAAGACAATCAAGAGAAGTTAAAAGATGTGAGACGAGAATCTGATATTATATCTAAAGTGAACCATGAACAGACTTTAGCGCGGTTAAGGACAAAGTTGAAGTATGATTTAGTGTTAGCTGAGAGTTTGATAGAGGAAGAGCAGCCGACTGTGGAGTTACCTCCTCTAACGGCTGAACAAGAGAAACTTGTTAATAAAGCCTTGGGACCGGGGCCAGCGGGACAAGTGTTTATTGAGAAGTTTAATTTAAGGATAACAAG ACGAGATCTCCAAACACTCCACGACCTCAACTGGCTGAATGACGAAGTGATCAACTTCTACATGAACCTGCTGATGCAAAGGAGCGAGGAACGGAAGGACTTGCCCAAAGTGTACGCTACTAATACGTTCTTCTATCCGAAGCTGATGCAGTCTGGTCAACCAGGGTTGAGAAGGTGGACGAGGAAG GTGGACATATTCGCCCACGATATCATGGTGGTACCAATCCACTTGGGCGTCCACTGGTGTATGAGTCTCATAGACTTCCGCAAGAAGAAGATCTCGTACCTCGACAGCATGGGTGGCAGGAACCAGGCTGCGTTGGATGCCCTACTGAAGTACTTGAAGGACGAGCATCAGGATAAGAAGGGACAGCCGTTTGACGATAGCGGGTGGAAGACTGAAAACTTGAAG GACATCCCGCAACAAATGAACGGCAGCGACTGCGGCATGTTCTCGTGCACGTTCGCGGAGTTCACCTGCCGGGACGCGCCATACACCTTCACACAGGCCAACATGCCATATCTCAGGAAAAAGGCCGCTCTGGAGATTATACAGGGGAAACTGCTGCTATAA
- the LOC123706362 gene encoding dTTP/UTP pyrophosphatase, which yields MLQPVMHVLKQKSIILASGSPRRKELIENIGLKVGLCPSLFEENLDPKSFKNMSDFVEETALQKVLEVENRLKDKGTSADVLIGADTMVTLDGTMFGKPTSEQEAFEMLSRLSGRGHTVYTGVVVKASDRVVKFTEKTDVFFGKLDEDQIRGYIATGEPMDKAGGYGIQGVGGTFVERVEGDYFTVVGLPLYRMCKVLYDMFKDK from the exons atgctacAACCAGTCATGCACGTTTTAAAACAGAAAAGTATAATCTTAGCCAGTGGTTCTCCAAGGCGAAAAGAACTTATTGAGAACATT GGACTAAAAGTCGGCCTTTGCCCATCGTTGTTTGAAGAAAATTTGGATcccaaaagttttaaaaacatgtCTGATTTCGTAGAAGAAACTGCATTGCAAAAAGTTTTGGAAGTAGAAAACAGGCTTAAAGATAAGGGTACATCAGCAGATGTGTTAATTGGCGCTGATACCATGGTAACTCTGGACGGAACCATGTTTGGAAAGCCAACATCTGAACAGGAGGCCTTTGAAATGTTATCAAG GCTCTCCGGCAGAGGTCACACTGTATATACCGGTGTAGTGGTCAAGGCTTCAGACAGAGTTGTAAAATTTACTGAAAAAACTGATGTTTTCTTTGGCAAATTAGATGAAGATCAGATAAGAGGATATATTGCAACAGGAGAGCCTAT ggATAAAGCTGGCGGCTATGGTATTCAAGGAGTGGGTGGTACATTTGTGGAGAGGGTAGAAGGAGACTATTTCACCGTTGTGGGCTTGCCGCTATACAGGATGTGTAAAGTGCTGTACGATATGTTTAAAGACAAGTGA